The sequence GGTCTCTGTCCCCATGTCCCGTCacccctgcagggctgcagaatCCCCCTGTCCACCCAGActgcctccagctctcctgAGCCCAGCGTGATCAAACCCGCATCCTCCTCCACGGGTTATatgttatattttttatataaatatttattatataaatatttatattaataaataaataaataaaccaaacatATTTATCCcctttctggctgctgctgggcagtggCTCAGGGACAGAGCAGTGTTGGGGTTGTGCCAGTCTCAGTGCCATcactctttctccttcttccttcccttcttccaggGAGAACTACTTGTTTACCTGCTCATGTCCCAAGTGCCTAGCGCAAGCTGATGATGCCGACGTGACGTcggatgaagaggaggagggtgaAGGGGAGACGGATGATGCTGAGCTGGAGGATGAGATGACTGACGTTTGATCCTGGCCCCGGGcgagaggagagggaagggatgaGAGGGTCCTCCGAAAGGCAGCAGCTTTAATACTACAAACAGGGTTGTGTTGTGGGGTCGGGTGGGAGGCCACATGCCAGTGGCAGAGGTCTGGTGGAGTGGGACAGCAGGGGAGCCGGAGGCaggccctgctcctgcctgtcctTGTTGTGtgctctgtctgtgtgtgtgtgtgcgcgcgcgcgcATGTGCATGTCAGGCTGTCCCCATCCtccctgtgaggacaggctgtgAGCTGGTGGCCCCCCACCATGCTGGCTGGTGCTTGCAGAGGAGGTTGGAGGAGAGCAGGGTCCAGCCAGCCCCTGGGTCATCATGCTGGTCACCTTGTGACCACCTGCAAGGTGGCTCCACCACATCTGTGCCGGCCGTGGATGCGGAGGAGCGTGTCCTATCTTACTTTGCAGGGACGAGGGGAacgtgtgtgcatgtgtgtgtgtacgtgtgttTGTGCACGAGGGGTACTATTTAATGTCTATATTAGCACTATCTACACACTAAGGAGCTGGGGTCCGTATATATACTCCATTCCATGCCTTGGCTTGGTGAGCAGCAAGGGGCAAAATGATTTTGCAGGTGGGACAGAGACACCTTAGAGGGTGGCTCAGATGCCCAAGTCCAGCAGGGAGAGTGGAGCCGACCCTGGAAGACACCTCCCTCCCACCTCGGTCCCATCCTTCACACGATGCAGAGCCCCACGCAGTGATTGCCAGGCTCCTCAGGGAGGGGGAACGGCCAGGCTGCTGCTAGCCCAGAGCAAACTCACCATCCAAAACCcaaaagttttgggttttgcagTGTGCGAGCCATCCCGCTGGGCTGTCCAGCTGCGGGAGGAGGATGCGCCCTATTGGGATCCGCTGTGCCAGGGACTCAGTGTGGTGCTTCCCCACACCCAGACGTCACCGGCAGCTGAGCATTGTCATCCATCCCATGCTGCCAGCCACCGATGAGGCCACACTGCTGTCTGCGCTGTCCCAGTCTGCGGACCACGCGGCCGGAGGGAGAAGACTGCTCTGTGCGACAGACAGGCAGCAGGTTGGGGATGTGCCCGGCCTATTTTCCTCCCCATTTGCATTCTGGGgagctttttctgctgctgcttccttccaaCCGTGGCAGCTGGATTGTGGGAGCGAGGGTGACACTGTAGATGGGCACCTCTGACACTGCCATCACCGCCAGCCCCACACCCCGCTGCTTGTCCCCAGCCGTCCCGGGGCCATGTCCCCTTCAGTGTTCGTAATAAACCGAGACTGGTTAGAAGCAGGGCTGTGTTGTTTGTACTGGTAAACTGGAGGCTAGTGAGTGCACAGATGAGGGCTACACTCCAGAGGCTGGTCCCGGTGGGGACACAGAGATCTGGGGATGAGAGAATAGGTGCCTGCTGATGTTTGGGCTCTGGATCTGTGACCAGTCCCCCCTTGGGGATGGGTGCTGGACGCTATGTTGTCCCGTGGGGCTGTTTCTGCCCCCCTGCATGACTGATCTGTGTTGCACAGGGCCCTGATGTGAGCCTGGCCCCAGTTTGCAGAAGGCACCTTGGGAAGTTTCCTAGGAAAATTAGGGGGATGAGATTTGTCCCTTCATCCcgactgctggaaaaaaataagagaaacttCCCTTTCTCTAAAACTTGTTCAGACTTCATTAACTCagacaaaaatacagatgttgGGCGAGTCCTGCTAGTACAGACCAAGCCTGTATCTCactctccctcccctctctgTCAGACTGCACCACTCCGGCATCCTTCTAAATTAGCAGCAGTAATTACTGGTGGCATCTTACACATCGTTAAAATGTTTCTTGGGGAAGTGCTGGCCTGGTCCGGGCCATCGCCTCCCTCCAGAAAGTCACTACAAAGAGTGCTCGGTGCCAGGCTCAAAGTTCCCACTGCTGGCACTGGTGTTTGCCCTTCAGCCACATGCCGGTGGCAGCAGAGATCTCCCTGTTGCTGAATCGGGTGAGGCTGTGTGGTAGGATCTCTTGAGTGCGTTGGGATCCTTTTCCTCAAACCTGGTCCCCGGGGCAAGCTCCTGGGATCCACCGAGAAGTCCTTGATCCGCTGCAGCCCCCCGCTGCTACCAGAAGGTCCAGGGGGGCTGCATCATTTCGTACGTGGGGATGCTGGTGACGTTGACGGGAATGGAGATGATGGCCCAGGGGAGCCCGTGCTGCTCCAGCGAGCGTCTGATCATGTACCTGGAAGGACAAAGAGGCGACAAGTGTGCCTGAGCCACTGGAGTtgggagagcagagcccagaTGTGAGCATAAACCATAAACCAGCTCAACGAGAAACTCTAGATTAATTATGACTGAATCCACTAAAAATTTGGCTCATAAAGCTCAGCTAGGACATGCTGATCACTGGGACCTCCCTGTTTGTGGGAATGAGGCTGTTGCTTGGCCCTTCCTGTGAGACATTCTGCACCTGCGAAGATGAGATGTCCCTTGGCCAAGGCACCtacccatccctgcccagcaggaAAAGTGCGGGGATGTCGGCTGTCCGCCTGGTGCTGTCCTGGATCATCTCGATGTAGAAGCTGTCGTTATCATAGGCGTTATCTGCGATGATCACTGCCCGCCCTCCGTGCTCCTGGATCACTCGTGTCTTCGACAGGAATGAGCAACCCCTGGGGCAGAGAGTGATAAAACCCTGGGTGACCACAGGCAGATCCTCGGCAGGTACGAAACCTGCAAGCGCCGGAGCTTGCCTGCAGATGCCCAAAGCAGGGGCTGTCTCCCTGGCCCCACGCCTCCCCCAAACCCTGCTCCTCTTTGAGTCTGTATTTTAGGCAGCGGCTGCCCACACTCAGCCATTTTCTcctaaataaatataaaatcaaatagggtttttttccaccttggCACAGGCTGTTTCTAAGAGATGCAACATGGAACAATCTGGGGTGGGAACACCCTTGCATTTTCCTCATATACCCACGTGGCATAAGTCACAGGAAGAAGCTGGAGGTGACAGTAAAACGTAGCCATGGCACTGTCACCCTCTGTGCCACTGGcagctcccctcctgcccaAGGGTCCCCCTCAAACACTCCCGTGACGCCAGACATACCCCCTCTCCACCAAGGCGATCTGGTCCTGGATGAAGACACCATTATTCAGCTCTCCGCAGGCTTCAGGGGGATCCGCCGGGACCAGGTGGATCTGGTCGTACCTTGTGTTCTCCGAGGAGACAGGCAGGGGTGAGCAAGGGGGGTGATCAGGGCTgtttcccacccccagcccctccgcagctgtccctgctgtcccGTGCCCTGCTCGTCTCTGTGCGGGGTGTGCTTTTGGGGAGATCTAGGGCTCccaggggcagggaggctggTTGCCCCATTCCAGCCCCTGCAGAGCCATCCTGACCTCACTCACCAGCTCGCCTATATCTTGCTGTCACCATGGGGAGGGGAAACTAAGGCACGGCACCATCCACCCATACAAGTGCTCCTGGAGAACATGTGCAGAGCCAGAAAGTGTCTTTTCCTCTGGTCCTTGATGTCCCACATGCTTCCTAGCAGATCTGCTCCTGCACCCACATCCTGACTCCGGGTTTATTGAGGGAAAGGTCTTACATCTGCAGAGCAGTTGATTTATCTCAGCCCAGCCAtcctggggctgtgcctgtCTCAGCTCTTGGAGGAGGAAAGACCAGGGCTCCCTGAACACACAGGGGCCACACTCCCCCTCTGAAAGCCTGCTGAGGCTGAAGGCAGCGACCAGCACGTGCCTCCTTCATAAGGGCAGACTCACGGAAGAGTAATTGTCTCCATTTTTAGAAAAGGTTCAAATGACTGGGCACTGCAATGGAGAAATATTAGGATGGAGGGACGCAAACTGACAGATTCAGTTCTTAATACTTACAAACACACCACCAAAATCCTTGGCTGGAGTGGCAGTGAAGATGTAGCGGATGTCTCCAGGGCTCAACACTTGGAAATATAAGTATTCATGGAGGCGTAAACCTGTGTGTGCATGGAGAGAGGCgagaggcagagaaaacaaaaggggaaattcctgaaaaatgggaaaataccCAGCTATGGCTCCTGAACTGCACCACGCTGAAGGGAACACACCCTCCTGGCCAGGCCCTGGAGTCCTGCGAGGGGAGATGCACCAGCACCCAGGAGCACAGAGATGGGGGAAAAGGCACTGGGACTGGGGTGCacaaggggaaggggaaaacacAGCTGGACCGCAGAGGCGATAGGGATGACATGCACACAGATCGAGGGGCGCAGCAGGGAAACACCATCTCAGGGCAGAGCCACCTTGAAAAGAAATGCACCTGGGATGGGGTGCACCAAGGCAAAATGCACCCAGActggggtgctggagggggaaATGCAACGGGGCTGGGGTGTACTAAGGGGAAATGCACCCGGATTGGGGTGCTGGAGTGGGGAAATGCAGTGGTGCCAAGGTGCACAGAGGGGAAATACACCCGGActggggtgctggagggggaaATACACCCGGAttggggtgctggagggggaaATGCATCGGGGCCGGGCTGCACCGAGGGGAAATGGACTCGgattggggtgcaggggggggaaatgcagcagggccagggtgCAGAGAGGGGACAGGCACCTTACTGTCTGTGCACGGAGGCGAAATGCACCCAGAACGCGTGCGCTGGATGGGGAAATGCAATTAGGTCGGGGTGCATCAAGGGAAATGTACCCGGACTGGGGtgcaggaaagggaaatgcACCCGGATCGGGGTGTACAGAGGGGAAAGGCAGCCAGGTCGGGGTGCGAGGGGAagaggggccgggccggccgctTGCACTCACCGCGGGCcgggcaggagcagaggcagaggcagagccagaGCGAGCGGCAGAGCATGGCTGCGCCCGGCACCGCCCAGTGCCCCGCCCagcgcgcccccgccccgcgcccaTTGGCGGCGCTCCCGCCCCGCGCCTTTCTATTGGTTCACGCTGCCATCAATCTCCTGAGAGACCGGGAGGCCCGGCACAGAGGCCTGCGCGGCCTGGGGCCAGCGCTGCGCTCTCCGGCCCTGTCAGCACGGTGTCAGCGGTGGGGCCCCGGTGTCCcctcaccagctctgccacGTAACGCTCCACTCTCCAGCCCTGCTCGCCTCCGGCCTTGTGCCCGCTGCCTTGTCCGGCAAACAGCGAGCCGTTCTCCCAGGCCGGTTTGGACTTCCTGCCTCTCTATGGCTGTTCGGGAGGGAGGAGCGCTCGCCGGGGCCGCTCTGTCAGCCCGTACCATAGATAGCGGCCGGAAGTGGTGGCCTAGCAACACGCGCTTCCCTGCCCTTCCGGCCGCGGGGAAGCTTCTCGGCGGGCGCAGTGCATTGTGGGGTGGGGTCTGTCTGAGACGCGGGCAGCGAGAGTGAGGAGCGCAGCCGGGATGATGGTGAGTGTCATCCGCCGCCATCGTCGCCGCTGCCGCGCCTCGCTGCCTGGGCGCGGCCTTCTGGGGCTCCGCTACGCTCCAGGGGCCTTGTTTGGCGGGGctgtggaggggctggggcgcGCTTGGGTCGATGGAGGGGTGCGGATGGCAGAGGCCGCCTTGTCGCAGAGGCCTGCCGCTAGCCGGTGTGGGGGAGGCAGGTCGGCCCCCCGTTCCCGCCGGGCTCCTGGGCCCGGTGGGGAGGGTCTGCGTGGGAGCGGTGCGTGCTGGGAGTTGTAGGCCTGCAGCCCGGTGCGTGGGGCTGCCGGGGCCCCGGCCCGCGGCCTCCGCCCCAGCCTCATAGCTGCGTTCCCTCGGCCGCCCGGCCCAGCTCCTCCCTCCTTTGCGGGTCCCCCAGGGCCGCGGCGCTCCCCAGCTCCGAGCCCCGTTGCTGTTGCTCGGGAGCACGTAGGCTGTGGCACAAAACCCTTGCTTTTCTTGGGGGTGCAAGCGTTTGCGTTCCGTTACTGTCTTAGCTCTGGTGGATGTGGAAGAATCTGGTACgttttctttcacagaatcTTGCCAGGATTTAGAGAGCCCTGGCTGTGATCCTCACAGCCCTCTTCTGCTCACACATCAGACCCTTGGCCCCAGCCTTGTCAGTCTTACTGTGCAACAGTCGTATAATTTTGCTGTCTGCCCACAGGTGGctgtttaaaactgtttaaaaccTTGCAACCATTGGCTGTGTTGAAACTTTGTTTGAGCTTTGCCTGGAATGCatctttggtttgctttctgaaaaggGCTGGTGTGCTCTCAGAGCAGTGAGAAGCTTTTGTCTGCTCTGGCATCTTGATATCCTCTAAGCTATCTCCAGCACAGTTTACTGCCAGACAGGAGTAATCCCTTAAATTGTGCTGGTCTACTTAATCTTCTCTGTGACAGCATCTTTCAACAGTTGCCATCCTTGGGGCAGCTGGGACACTGATTTGAGGTGTGACAGGCAAAAGGCCTTTGTGCCTGTTCTGCTGGACATCTTGCTggtgctgtaataaaaaaaaaagtcactgattCAGGCACAGCGTTCCTGCAGTTCTCTGCAGTCTTAGTAACTACTACATGTACTGTCTTCTCCAGTCTAGCACCAGAATCAGAACTTTGCTGGGCTATGCTGTACAGGGGAAGCCACTGATTTTGGGACTGTTATGTCCCAGAGCGTTTACTGGGGACAGTTGGGTGAATTCCAGTTAGACTGTGGAAGCAGCGAGAGATGGAAAGTGGTTGGATTGTGTCAAGTCAGAAGAATGTTAAAGAGGCTGGAGGTTTTGGTCTTAGTCTTTTTTGCATGATTGTAGCTTGCTGTACTATGTGAGGAGTTAGCTCCAGGTTGCCTGCAGGCTGTTGGGATCAGAGTAATGACTTTTCTGTGGGTTCTCTCTTCAGCCAACACCGGTTATCCTGCTGAAGGAGGGGACGGATACCTCACAGGGGATCCCTCAGCTTGTCAGCAACATCAATGCCTGCCAGGTTATCGCAGAAGCAGTACGCACTACCCTGGGACCTCGGGGCATGGACAAGCTCATCGTGGATGACCGGGGTAAGCACTGGGCAGTGACATTCCACAGCTATGTAGAAACGTGACTtggaaaaataatctcttaaGTGTAGTGCATGCTGGCAGCGTACATATTTACATACTTAATTGATATGTGGTCATATCAATTAAACCCGGTTTTTGCATATATGCAGACTTGAACTTCCTCACTCCATACTAAACTTAACTCTCATGATAGAGGTTCAGGTTATGTCTCAACGTTCGGTTTCATACCTTGGCTCTGGCTTCCACTGTTGCAGAGAAGATAATTGTCAGACCTACCTGAGGAAGTCCGTGTTTGTTGCCTACTAGCTTGAGTTAAAGCAGCTGTGGCCTTTGCTTTGAGATCGAGTAGATCCAGGGTTAGTGGGACTAGATACAAGAGAGTCCACCccagaaaggagaaacagtGTGTTTCAGGAAAGACCAGAGCCTGGTCTTCAGGTATCCCAACCATctgtgttattttatttttttaaatgaggctTATATCTGTGGAGTTACTCGGCACTTGTTGTGGCTTGGTGTGAGGTCAGTGGATGTTACTgggtagacttttttttttttttttttttggtgtgattTAGTGGTGAGGCTTGCCCCTACTCTGAAAAGACTTGTATGAAGTCACCAAACTAGTGTATTATTTGTTACTTTTTACAATTAGTGTTACTGGAGGGTGGGGTGGAAGGTCTTAGTACTGTCTTTAAATAGTTTTTACAAATGGGAACTGTaataacttttattaaaaaggatCATTAGATTTAAATTCACCTAATAACTGGTATGATTGATTTCTagtctttttcttcatgtgaGTGTCAGACTAGAATATCTGGTTATATCTGTCTGGAGAGCCTATTGAGAAGTAAGAGACAAATGAATTTAAAGCTCCTATTAATTGATGCTGAGAGTTTTTCTGCACTCAGACTAACTTCACTTAATCTGCTCCAAAAATGGACTAAAAAGACGCTGTTGATAGGGAATGGAGGTACCTGCTGAGACACCCTCTGTGAAACACCCTTACCTATGAGGGTGATCACTTTCCTTTTCAGCCAATTTGTAGTTGTGCTTCTGGCTGTAGGAGTGCATTAAAATATTGTGGTGATCATGTTTCAAATCAGGTAGGAGATAAACACAAGTCatttagctgaagaaaaattactgttaaGTGGAAATTCGGAGTGAGGTCCTGTGGTTGTTTAGACATGACGGAAATCACAACGATGCAGGACCGGTGCTTGATTGGGATGCTCTGTAGTGCAGTAATGGGTTGAGGCCACATTTGACCTGAAAGGTGAAATGGTGAAGCACAGTGAGACTGGCTGCTCTGAAATTACTATCAGACTATTA comes from Falco naumanni isolate bFalNau1 chromosome 1, bFalNau1.pat, whole genome shotgun sequence and encodes:
- the PRADC1 gene encoding protease-associated domain-containing protein 1 isoform X2; translation: MLCRSLWLCLCLCSCPARGLRLHEYLYFQVLSPGDIRYIFTATPAKDFGGVFNTRYDQIHLVPADPPEACGELNNGVFIQDQIALVERGGCSFLSKTRVIQEHGGRAVIIADNAYDNDSFYIEMIQDSTRRTADIPALFLLGRDGYMIRRSLEQHGLPWAIISIPVNVTSIPTYEMMQPPWTFW
- the PRADC1 gene encoding protease-associated domain-containing protein 1 isoform X1 yields the protein MVRADRAAPASAPPSRTAIERQEVQTGLGERLAVCRTRQRAQGRRRAGLESGALRGRAGLRLHEYLYFQVLSPGDIRYIFTATPAKDFGGVFNTRYDQIHLVPADPPEACGELNNGVFIQDQIALVERGGCSFLSKTRVIQEHGGRAVIIADNAYDNDSFYIEMIQDSTRRTADIPALFLLGRDGYMIRRSLEQHGLPWAIISIPVNVTSIPTYEMMQPPWTFW